One Rubripirellula amarantea DNA segment encodes these proteins:
- a CDS encoding cupin domain-containing protein: protein MNQGNLHADLSIKGTQERVDVLAANGRIRIERIVSLAHQSPEGFWYDQDEDEWVAVLSGAAIIEFDDDGTVVRLQVGDWLQIPAHRRHRVTWTTPDEPTVWLAVFYS from the coding sequence ATGAACCAAGGAAACCTTCACGCCGATCTTTCGATCAAAGGTACGCAAGAACGCGTTGATGTGCTGGCTGCGAACGGGAGGATTCGGATTGAGCGAATCGTTTCGCTGGCCCACCAAAGTCCTGAAGGATTTTGGTATGACCAAGACGAAGATGAATGGGTGGCTGTTCTTAGTGGGGCCGCGATCATCGAATTCGATGACGATGGCACAGTGGTTCGCCTGCAAGTGGGTGATTGGCTGCAAATTCCCGCACACCGTCGCCATCGCGTCACTTGGACAACCCCCGACGAGCCTACCGTGTGGCTCGCCGTTTTCTATTCCTGA
- the larA gene encoding nickel-dependent lactate racemase, with amino-acid sequence MKIQLAYGRDNLSVDFPDAQISVLEPKHQPGISDERAALFESLDNPIEAMPLKHQIDSGKDITIVHTDITRATPNDRLIPWLLEYLEDAGADRERITLLNGLGTHRPNTTAELEQMLTAEVVAKYRCLNHEPDRDEAHESFGVTRNGTEVLINRHLTSADVRIITGFIEPHFFAGFSGGPKGIMPGVAAMRTVMSNHGAHHIGDARATFGVTEGNPLWEEMRDIALRIGPSFLLNVALNDQREITSYFAGDLVAAHANGIEFVRESAMQAVDEPFDVVVTTNSGYPLDMNLYQAVKGMRAAELIVKEGGTIILAAECVEGVPAGSPHEQLLESVDSPGYLLHKLESTSETLPEQWQGHIQAMVQKKAKVLLYSSLPDQTVKNCLMEPCHSIEMAIANILSELGPSARIGVLPQGPLTIPYLRQAVS; translated from the coding sequence ATGAAAATACAACTTGCGTATGGCCGCGATAACCTCAGCGTCGACTTTCCCGACGCCCAAATCTCGGTTTTAGAACCAAAGCATCAACCGGGAATCTCGGATGAGCGTGCTGCCTTGTTCGAATCGTTGGACAATCCTATCGAGGCGATGCCACTGAAGCACCAGATTGATTCCGGCAAGGACATTACGATCGTTCACACGGATATCACTCGAGCAACGCCAAACGATCGATTGATCCCGTGGTTGCTTGAGTACCTCGAAGATGCTGGCGCAGATCGTGAGCGAATTACCTTGCTAAATGGATTGGGAACTCACCGACCCAACACGACGGCCGAGCTTGAACAAATGCTGACGGCGGAAGTAGTGGCCAAATATCGCTGCTTGAACCATGAACCCGATCGTGACGAAGCTCATGAGTCGTTTGGTGTCACTCGCAATGGCACCGAGGTGTTGATCAATCGGCACTTAACGTCGGCGGACGTGCGAATCATCACTGGATTCATCGAGCCGCACTTCTTTGCTGGCTTTAGTGGTGGTCCAAAAGGAATCATGCCTGGAGTCGCCGCGATGCGAACCGTGATGAGCAACCATGGCGCGCATCATATCGGCGATGCCAGAGCGACTTTTGGTGTCACCGAAGGAAACCCATTGTGGGAAGAAATGCGAGACATCGCGTTGCGAATTGGACCCAGCTTCTTGCTGAATGTGGCGTTAAACGATCAGCGAGAAATCACAAGTTACTTTGCGGGTGACCTAGTCGCTGCTCACGCCAATGGAATTGAGTTTGTGCGCGAAAGTGCAATGCAGGCGGTTGACGAGCCATTCGATGTGGTGGTCACAACGAATAGCGGATACCCGCTAGACATGAATCTATATCAAGCCGTTAAGGGGATGCGGGCTGCGGAACTAATCGTCAAAGAGGGAGGCACCATCATCCTGGCGGCTGAATGCGTAGAAGGTGTGCCCGCCGGAAGTCCTCACGAACAGTTGCTCGAAAGCGTTGATAGTCCTGGATACCTCCTGCACAAGCTTGAATCGACAAGCGAAACACTTCCTGAACAATGGCAAGGTCATATCCAAGCGATGGTGCAGAAGAAGGCGAAGGTCTTGCTTTACAGCAGCCTTCCAGATCAAACGGTCAAAAATTGCTTGATGGAACCCTGCCATAGCATCGAGATGGCGATTGCAAACATCCTTAGTGAACTTGGCCCTTCAGCTCGAATCGGTGTGCTGCCCCAAGGGCCTCTAACGATTCCGTATTTGCGTCAGGCCGTGAGCTAA
- the cydB gene encoding cytochrome d ubiquinol oxidase subunit II, with amino-acid sequence MSYDTLTFIWFVLLGVLLVGYSILDGFDLGVGILHPFVAKNDQERRLVMNSIGPLWDGNEVWLVTFGGALFAAFPVAYATVFSSFYLAFYLLLTCLIGRAVSLEFRSKVHSARWRNVWDIGFFLSSFTAAFLLGVAGGNVMAGMELGAKYHYEGSLLSQVYWYPLMVGCLTVSLFALHGGIFLYLKTEHDLQARLKRAITPLFYIFASLYCLVTLATWWHVPHATENISEYPVLWIVPILNALAVLNIPRAMHLGKPGYAFFSSAMVILALASLFSVAIFPNFMLSTIDPTYSVTLQNARSSAGTLQTMLIIAAIGLPCVLSYTVIIYWIFRGKVKLDPHSY; translated from the coding sequence ATGAGTTACGACACACTCACGTTCATTTGGTTTGTGCTACTAGGCGTCTTGCTAGTCGGCTATTCAATCCTGGATGGATTCGACTTGGGCGTGGGAATTCTGCACCCCTTCGTCGCTAAGAATGACCAGGAAAGACGTTTGGTAATGAATTCGATTGGTCCTCTCTGGGACGGCAACGAAGTTTGGTTGGTCACATTTGGCGGAGCCTTATTTGCTGCGTTTCCGGTTGCCTATGCGACTGTGTTTAGCAGCTTCTATCTTGCCTTTTACTTGTTGTTAACGTGTTTGATTGGTCGCGCGGTCAGCCTAGAATTCCGTTCGAAAGTTCATTCCGCTAGGTGGCGCAACGTCTGGGATATCGGTTTCTTTCTCTCATCGTTTACCGCCGCTTTCTTGCTTGGGGTTGCAGGTGGCAATGTGATGGCGGGAATGGAATTGGGGGCGAAGTATCACTATGAAGGTAGTTTGCTAAGTCAAGTTTATTGGTACCCCTTGATGGTTGGTTGTCTCACCGTGTCACTATTCGCGTTACACGGTGGAATCTTTCTTTACTTGAAGACAGAGCACGATCTGCAAGCTCGCCTGAAACGCGCAATAACTCCGTTGTTTTACATCTTCGCCAGTTTGTACTGCCTTGTCACACTTGCGACGTGGTGGCACGTTCCGCACGCAACGGAGAACATTTCGGAATATCCCGTGCTGTGGATTGTGCCCATCCTTAATGCCCTTGCGGTGCTTAATATTCCTCGCGCTATGCACCTGGGAAAGCCTGGATACGCATTCTTTAGTTCAGCGATGGTCATCTTGGCACTCGCTTCGCTTTTCAGTGTGGCAATCTTTCCAAATTTTATGTTGTCCACGATTGACCCGACGTATAGCGTCACGTTGCAGAACGCTCGCAGCAGTGCTGGAACGCTGCAAACGATGTTGATCATTGCGGCTATCGGTCTTCCATGTGTTCTTAGCTATACCGTGATTATCTATTGGATCTTTCGAGGGAAAGTAAAACTCGATCCGCACAGTTACTGA
- a CDS encoding efflux RND transporter permease subunit — protein sequence MTHHKHPEDGHDDVLSGIVRVFLNSNLSIILIVFSLIIGVAALLITPREEDPQIVVPLADIFVEYPGHSAAEVEQLVSTPLERMLYQIDGVEYVYSMSMDDRAIVTVRFYVGQDRERSLVKLFKKLNENTDAMAPGITDWVMKPVEIDDVPIVTFALKGAEQNGFTLRRIGEELVERLGGVSQVNRAYVVGGQSRTITVALDPEGLRSHGMTALEVLKTVEGANRSLPAGSITHNDHVIAVRTDGMIASAAQLRDVVVGVFDARPVFLKDVASVNDGAEEVNQYVRHGWGPSRGFDSHWGNPGTVLGEEHSEKAMVPTPSSTAVTIAISKQKGANAVRVADAVIERASQLREQFVPDNVEMVITRNSGQTANHKVNELVEALGVAIVIVVLLLTIGLGFREAMIVAVAVPVVFGLTLAVNLMFGYTINRVTLFALILSLGLLVDDPIVDVENIARHFHERKKATRRIVLDAVAEIRPPLISATLAVIVSFLPMFFITGMMGPYMSPMALNVPVAMLMSMVVAFTITPWLTYQVLKKKFPNEESGLDGDHQVDDEDLTLSHASYDPEQIKTTLLYRFFRPMMVPLLKTRFRAVMFLALMAVLTVAAAGLGALRMVPLKMLPFDNKNEFLVMLDMPEGTSLERTDAVMGQIERFVASEPEVTDYTSYVGLSGPIDFNGMVRHYYLRGMPHQAELRVNLVGKKNRHLQSHGIGLRMHDALTDIAESSGGNLRIVELPPGPPVLASLVAEVTGQAGSSYDQILSAADIVAQRMRREPGVFEVDTMREVASDRLTFVPDQEKSAIAGVSVDAIAQTIAVALGGDRDQTIRVEGERVPLRLTFQLPKPLRSSPHDLSQLTVKGTRGNTVLLAELGAWNQEQVSQTIYHKNLQRIAYVMAECAGRPPAECVVDVLSDQQRDTDTGFVADTSAIPVSDRSYFSNGGGVAWGIPSDLSVTFSGEGEWKITLDVFRDLGLAFAAAMVMIYIILVAQTGSFVIPTIVMLAIPLTILGVMPGFYALNLFANANVGGYPDPIFFTATAMIGMIALAGIVTRDSIILVDFMEQAVAAGRPLFDAILESRVIRLRPILLTASAALLSAVPITLDPIFSGLGWSLIFGLIASTLFTLFVIPATYWLIYHKPAT from the coding sequence GTGACTCATCACAAGCATCCCGAGGACGGGCATGACGATGTATTGTCAGGCATCGTTCGAGTTTTTCTAAATTCGAACCTGTCAATTATCTTGATCGTTTTCTCACTGATCATCGGAGTCGCAGCGCTGCTCATCACTCCGCGTGAAGAAGATCCGCAGATTGTGGTCCCGTTAGCTGACATTTTCGTTGAGTATCCTGGGCATTCGGCTGCTGAAGTAGAACAGTTGGTGTCAACTCCCTTGGAACGAATGCTCTACCAGATCGACGGTGTTGAGTATGTCTATAGCATGTCGATGGACGATCGTGCGATTGTGACGGTCCGATTTTATGTTGGGCAAGATCGCGAACGCAGTTTGGTCAAACTGTTTAAGAAGCTCAACGAAAACACTGATGCGATGGCTCCTGGAATCACCGATTGGGTGATGAAGCCCGTCGAGATTGACGATGTCCCGATCGTAACTTTCGCACTGAAAGGTGCCGAGCAGAATGGTTTCACGCTCCGGCGTATCGGCGAAGAATTGGTCGAACGACTCGGCGGCGTCAGTCAGGTCAATCGAGCTTACGTTGTCGGCGGCCAGTCGCGAACCATTACCGTCGCTTTGGATCCCGAAGGATTACGTTCGCATGGAATGACCGCGTTGGAAGTTCTAAAGACCGTGGAAGGTGCCAATCGATCATTGCCGGCGGGCTCAATCACTCACAATGATCATGTGATTGCTGTACGGACCGACGGAATGATTGCCAGCGCGGCGCAATTGCGAGACGTCGTTGTCGGCGTATTTGATGCGAGGCCCGTGTTCTTGAAAGATGTGGCCTCAGTGAATGATGGGGCTGAGGAGGTCAACCAGTATGTTCGTCACGGATGGGGGCCATCGCGTGGATTTGACAGTCACTGGGGAAATCCGGGGACTGTCTTGGGAGAAGAGCATTCCGAGAAAGCAATGGTACCGACGCCAAGCAGCACCGCAGTCACGATTGCAATTTCAAAACAAAAGGGAGCCAATGCGGTTCGTGTTGCTGATGCGGTGATCGAACGGGCTAGCCAACTTCGAGAGCAGTTCGTACCCGACAACGTGGAAATGGTGATCACGCGGAACAGCGGTCAAACGGCGAATCACAAAGTGAATGAATTGGTCGAAGCGCTTGGTGTTGCGATCGTGATTGTCGTCTTGCTGCTTACCATTGGACTTGGGTTTCGCGAAGCCATGATTGTGGCGGTGGCAGTACCGGTCGTTTTCGGGCTGACGTTGGCAGTCAACTTGATGTTTGGTTACACGATTAACCGAGTGACATTGTTTGCACTTATCTTGTCACTCGGTTTGCTAGTTGACGACCCTATTGTCGATGTCGAGAACATTGCCCGGCATTTTCACGAACGTAAAAAAGCCACTCGACGAATCGTCTTGGATGCCGTTGCCGAGATCAGACCTCCACTGATCAGTGCGACGCTAGCGGTGATTGTTAGTTTCTTGCCCATGTTCTTTATCACGGGGATGATGGGCCCCTACATGTCGCCCATGGCTTTGAATGTTCCTGTGGCAATGCTGATGTCGATGGTCGTCGCTTTCACGATCACGCCATGGTTGACCTACCAAGTGCTCAAGAAGAAGTTTCCCAACGAGGAATCAGGATTGGATGGCGATCATCAAGTTGATGATGAAGATCTGACCCTATCGCACGCGTCGTACGACCCTGAACAGATCAAAACGACGTTGTTGTACCGGTTCTTTCGACCGATGATGGTTCCGTTGTTGAAAACTCGGTTTAGGGCGGTGATGTTCCTTGCTTTGATGGCTGTGCTTACCGTGGCGGCGGCAGGTTTGGGTGCGTTGCGAATGGTCCCGCTGAAGATGCTGCCTTTTGACAACAAGAATGAGTTCCTGGTCATGTTGGACATGCCCGAAGGAACTTCATTGGAACGGACAGACGCCGTGATGGGGCAGATCGAACGCTTCGTGGCAAGTGAACCGGAGGTGACTGACTACACGAGCTATGTTGGATTGTCAGGTCCGATTGATTTCAATGGCATGGTACGCCACTACTATCTGCGTGGCATGCCACATCAAGCAGAACTACGGGTGAATTTGGTCGGCAAGAAGAACCGTCATCTTCAAAGCCATGGCATAGGACTACGGATGCATGATGCATTGACCGACATTGCCGAATCGTCAGGCGGGAATTTGCGGATTGTCGAATTGCCGCCGGGGCCGCCGGTTCTCGCTTCACTAGTAGCTGAGGTCACTGGCCAAGCGGGAAGTTCGTACGACCAAATCTTATCTGCTGCGGACATCGTTGCTCAGCGAATGCGTAGAGAACCGGGCGTGTTCGAAGTGGATACGATGCGAGAAGTGGCGAGCGATCGTTTGACGTTTGTACCGGACCAAGAAAAATCCGCGATCGCTGGAGTGTCGGTAGACGCAATCGCTCAAACCATCGCAGTTGCACTCGGCGGCGACCGAGATCAAACAATTCGAGTTGAAGGTGAGAGGGTCCCTCTCCGATTGACATTTCAATTGCCAAAGCCACTTCGCAGTAGCCCTCATGACCTATCGCAGTTGACAGTCAAAGGGACACGAGGAAACACCGTGCTGTTGGCCGAGCTTGGCGCTTGGAATCAAGAACAGGTTAGCCAAACGATCTATCATAAGAACCTGCAACGCATAGCCTATGTGATGGCTGAATGTGCGGGGCGTCCACCTGCGGAGTGTGTCGTCGATGTACTTTCCGATCAACAGCGAGATACCGATACCGGTTTTGTCGCAGACACATCCGCAATACCAGTTTCCGATCGAAGCTACTTTTCCAACGGTGGCGGCGTCGCGTGGGGCATTCCCAGTGATCTGTCGGTGACATTTTCCGGGGAAGGAGAATGGAAAATTACACTCGACGTATTTCGTGATCTTGGGCTCGCGTTCGCGGCCGCGATGGTCATGATCTATATCATCTTGGTGGCCCAAACGGGATCGTTTGTCATTCCGACAATTGTGATGCTTGCGATTCCGTTGACAATTCTAGGTGTGATGCCTGGATTCTATGCGTTGAATCTATTTGCCAACGCGAATGTGGGCGGCTATCCCGATCCCATTTTCTTTACCGCAACTGCGATGATTGGGATGATTGCCTTGGCAGGAATTGTGACTCGCGATTCGATCATTTTGGTGGACTTTATGGAACAAGCAGTCGCGGCTGGGCGACCGTTGTTTGATGCAATCCTTGAAAGTCGCGTGATCCGGTTGCGGCCGATCCTGCTAACCGCCAGCGCGGCGCTGCTTTCGGCAGTTCCCATTACACTCGATCCGATCTTTTCAGGTCTGGGTTGGTCACTAATCTTTGGCTTGATCGCATCGACGCTATTCACGCTGTTTGTGATTCCGGCGACGTATTGGCTGATCTACCACAAGCCGGCAACCTAG
- a CDS encoding efflux RND transporter periplasmic adaptor subunit encodes MTKVRLENFLKPLSRWSVAIFGSLGVVLLLMMFAGVFTRKVSDEKTASVRRLESNMAVVEAREIEQPRFETAVGSIEPIHQSFVASKILAKVAEVNVSAGQMVAEGEVLVRLVDDELKSRLRQAEASLESATASAEQARANLRRAEQLRKGNAISQAEYETVETAVRTSQANLNQAARAVDEAKVFLEYATIDAPYAGVIVDKQVQEGDTVTPGQTLLTLYDPNQMQLVANVRESFANRLKVGQVVSAKLESMDYECQATVREVVPQAEAGSRSFQVKVSGPCPPGIYSGMFGRIALPLDSETIVVIPAAAVKRVGQLALVDAVDGETLNRRSLQLGRRIGNDVEVLSGLRAGERVAMSADAVTLYEEGVRK; translated from the coding sequence ATGACGAAAGTACGACTGGAAAATTTTCTTAAGCCGCTCTCTCGATGGAGTGTTGCGATCTTCGGCAGTTTGGGCGTTGTGCTGCTACTGATGATGTTCGCGGGTGTGTTTACGAGAAAGGTATCTGACGAAAAGACAGCGTCAGTCCGCAGGCTCGAATCCAACATGGCGGTCGTAGAGGCACGTGAGATTGAACAGCCGCGGTTTGAAACGGCCGTTGGTTCGATCGAACCGATTCACCAATCTTTCGTAGCGTCAAAAATTTTGGCAAAGGTTGCGGAAGTGAACGTATCGGCGGGTCAAATGGTGGCTGAGGGTGAAGTGCTCGTGCGGCTTGTCGACGACGAACTGAAGTCGCGGTTAAGGCAAGCCGAGGCTAGCTTAGAATCGGCAACGGCTAGTGCTGAGCAGGCCCGAGCAAATTTGCGACGCGCAGAACAACTTCGAAAAGGGAATGCGATATCGCAGGCGGAATACGAGACGGTCGAAACCGCTGTCCGTACTTCGCAAGCGAACTTGAACCAAGCGGCTCGCGCCGTCGATGAAGCCAAAGTGTTTTTGGAGTACGCTACCATCGACGCTCCTTACGCTGGCGTTATCGTCGACAAGCAAGTTCAGGAGGGCGATACGGTGACGCCCGGTCAAACCCTGTTGACGCTGTACGACCCGAATCAAATGCAATTGGTGGCGAACGTTCGAGAGTCGTTCGCAAATCGATTGAAAGTCGGGCAAGTTGTGTCTGCGAAACTTGAATCGATGGATTATGAATGCCAAGCGACCGTGCGGGAGGTAGTTCCCCAAGCCGAAGCGGGCAGCCGTAGTTTTCAAGTGAAGGTCAGTGGCCCCTGCCCACCTGGGATCTACAGTGGAATGTTTGGGCGAATTGCATTACCGCTTGATTCTGAAACTATCGTCGTGATACCCGCCGCCGCGGTGAAGCGTGTGGGGCAGCTAGCGTTGGTTGATGCGGTGGATGGCGAGACTCTCAATCGTCGCAGTCTGCAGTTGGGTCGAAGAATCGGAAACGACGTCGAGGTATTGTCGGGTTTACGTGCCGGTGAGAGGGTCGCGATGTCAGCTGATGCCGTGACCTTGTATGAGGAAGGCGTTCGTAAGTGA
- a CDS encoding SDR family NAD(P)-dependent oxidoreductase: MSQQLVIVFGAAKGIGLEIARQFVSEGSRVVGVDRQLPDADMGQSGIEFVLGDVTSLDEMKHLAQQHLEIGHVVFSVGKSSGKSGFPYWNVEPSDWASVIEVNLLGAVNVAHTFGPLLADSGQGSIMFLTSVAGQVGSQTDPPYSASKAALINFMQCVAKDLAPFGVRANAIAPGMVQTDLNRQVWQAGQILLQADAKESYDDWAARKIARIAPLNRWQTPQEIAAMAVFLASDHARNITGQTINVDGGQVMHS, translated from the coding sequence TTGAGTCAACAATTGGTCATCGTTTTCGGTGCGGCAAAAGGAATCGGTTTAGAAATCGCAAGACAGTTTGTATCGGAGGGAAGTCGAGTCGTCGGAGTCGATCGTCAATTGCCTGATGCAGACATGGGACAATCAGGGATCGAATTCGTCCTTGGCGATGTCACGTCGCTTGACGAAATGAAACATTTAGCACAACAGCATCTCGAGATTGGGCATGTCGTTTTTTCGGTTGGAAAATCCAGTGGCAAAAGCGGTTTTCCTTATTGGAACGTCGAGCCGAGTGATTGGGCTTCGGTTATCGAAGTGAATTTGTTGGGTGCCGTGAATGTTGCTCACACGTTTGGGCCACTGCTAGCTGATAGTGGGCAAGGCTCGATTATGTTTTTGACTTCAGTCGCGGGGCAGGTCGGATCGCAAACTGATCCACCTTACAGTGCATCCAAAGCTGCGTTGATCAATTTCATGCAGTGCGTCGCCAAGGACTTGGCCCCGTTTGGTGTTCGAGCGAACGCAATCGCACCTGGAATGGTGCAAACCGATCTCAATCGCCAGGTTTGGCAGGCTGGTCAAATTCTCCTTCAAGCCGATGCCAAAGAAAGTTACGACGATTGGGCCGCTCGGAAGATTGCTCGGATTGCGCCCCTGAACCGTTGGCAAACACCTCAGGAAATTGCCGCAATGGCTGTATTCCTTGCCTCGGATCATGCTCGCAACATCACTGGGCAAACGATCAATGTGGATGGCGGCCAAGTCATGCACTCATAA
- a CDS encoding cytochrome ubiquinol oxidase subunit I, with the protein MDVEILSRLQFAGTIMFHYLFPPLSIGLGLQLFLCELAYFRTREAAWEAAARFWTRVFAVNFAMGVATGIVMEFEFGTNWAAYSRFVGDVFGSALAAEGIFAFFLESGFLAVLVFGWDRVGPKMHLFSTLMVFLGSMFSAVWIVVANSWQQTPAGYHIVWHDVQGEMMPRAEVTDFWTMVFNPSSVDRLTHTLIGALVLGAFFVASVCSYYLLKRRHEDVSRRCLSIALPSALLFTLLAAATGHDSAQKLVETQPAKLAAMEAHFHSSDEPTGLTLFGWPDAKNETVHFEVKVPYLLSLMVFNDPTVPVPGMDKIPEDQRPPVWLPFQTFHLMVGLGTLMIGVAVVACWCWYRKSYSERPWLLWTVVFMPVAAMTANQAGWITAEVGRQPWIVYPSIQDGVEMMGLRTADGLSESVTAEQVLSSIILFGVIYSLLFAVWVFVLNNKIQHGPESGEELTEYKSKLKADSMSEKFSRTAKSFGGDMMEDGV; encoded by the coding sequence ATGGACGTTGAAATACTCAGTCGACTGCAGTTTGCGGGAACGATCATGTTCCACTACTTGTTTCCGCCCCTGTCGATTGGCCTTGGATTGCAGTTGTTTCTTTGCGAGTTGGCATACTTTCGAACTCGTGAAGCTGCGTGGGAAGCCGCCGCGAGATTCTGGACTCGCGTCTTTGCTGTTAACTTTGCAATGGGTGTTGCCACGGGAATTGTGATGGAGTTTGAGTTCGGTACCAACTGGGCTGCCTATTCACGTTTCGTGGGTGACGTATTTGGATCTGCATTGGCAGCGGAAGGAATCTTCGCCTTTTTCTTGGAGAGCGGATTTCTGGCAGTGTTGGTCTTTGGCTGGGATCGAGTTGGACCCAAGATGCATCTTTTCAGTACGTTAATGGTGTTTCTTGGTTCGATGTTCAGCGCGGTCTGGATTGTCGTCGCGAATAGTTGGCAGCAGACGCCGGCGGGCTACCACATCGTTTGGCATGACGTGCAAGGTGAGATGATGCCTCGAGCCGAAGTGACGGACTTCTGGACGATGGTATTCAATCCGTCGTCAGTGGATCGGTTGACCCACACGCTGATAGGTGCCCTAGTGCTGGGGGCATTCTTTGTCGCGTCTGTTTGTTCTTATTACTTGCTCAAGCGGCGGCACGAGGATGTGTCACGGCGATGTCTTTCGATAGCACTTCCTTCGGCGCTGTTGTTCACTTTGCTTGCTGCTGCGACGGGCCACGATTCGGCACAAAAGCTAGTGGAGACTCAGCCGGCAAAGTTGGCTGCGATGGAAGCTCACTTTCACTCAAGTGATGAGCCAACGGGACTTACGCTGTTTGGATGGCCAGATGCCAAGAACGAGACGGTTCATTTTGAGGTGAAGGTTCCGTATCTATTGAGCTTGATGGTTTTCAACGACCCCACCGTTCCTGTGCCAGGGATGGATAAAATTCCCGAAGATCAGCGCCCGCCGGTGTGGTTGCCCTTTCAAACCTTTCATCTGATGGTTGGCTTGGGCACGCTTATGATTGGCGTCGCAGTGGTTGCGTGTTGGTGTTGGTATCGAAAATCGTACAGCGAACGTCCGTGGTTGTTGTGGACGGTTGTGTTCATGCCCGTGGCGGCTATGACGGCGAATCAAGCAGGATGGATCACCGCCGAAGTTGGTCGACAACCATGGATTGTGTATCCGTCGATCCAAGACGGAGTTGAAATGATGGGGCTTAGAACCGCCGATGGATTGAGCGAATCAGTAACAGCCGAGCAGGTACTTAGTTCAATTATTTTGTTCGGAGTCATCTATTCGTTGCTGTTTGCCGTTTGGGTGTTCGTGCTCAACAACAAGATTCAACACGGGCCAGAAAGTGGCGAGGAATTGACGGAGTACAAAAGCAAGTTGAAAGCCGATTCCATGTCTGAAAAATTTAGTCGAACGGCCAAGTCTTTCGGCGGTGACATGATGGAGGACGGAGTCTGA
- a CDS encoding patatin-like phospholipase family protein: MKIALAFSGGGVRATVFHLGVLARLAREDLLGKVKMISSVSGGSLAAGLVFARSGNRWPGSAEYLHDIVPQIHHLLTSRNLQRSFALKSIMFPWRLASGRAAVLGDELERQWQIGGNLADLPLSPRWIINATCYQTGKNWRFQRDVMGDYQTKYVQNPEFPLSHALASSAAVPGLIGPLIVKSKRYDWTEYREDDWKAIEPKYRKLHLWDGGVYDNLGVESLFKPGEGLRDGTDFLIVCDASRPLSGENQESRWTPGYLEASMRLVDVATDQVRSLRARMLMEYFKQNPGSGAYLRMGRKSSRLRENRHGDERILSDDEVRQASGMETTLRRLSHNEFSILFRHGYEVANNTLATHCDETLQSVNRSHVQFKAA; encoded by the coding sequence ATGAAGATCGCACTAGCCTTTTCCGGTGGCGGAGTCCGCGCGACGGTGTTTCACCTAGGCGTACTCGCTCGGCTGGCCCGGGAAGACTTGCTAGGTAAAGTGAAGATGATTTCTAGCGTTTCCGGAGGATCACTCGCTGCGGGGTTAGTGTTCGCGCGATCTGGGAATCGTTGGCCAGGAAGCGCCGAATACCTACACGACATTGTCCCGCAAATTCATCACTTGTTGACTTCGCGAAATCTGCAACGCTCGTTCGCACTGAAGTCGATCATGTTTCCTTGGCGACTCGCATCTGGCCGTGCGGCGGTTCTTGGTGACGAATTAGAACGGCAATGGCAAATCGGTGGAAACCTTGCTGACTTGCCTCTTTCGCCACGCTGGATCATCAATGCAACGTGTTACCAGACGGGAAAGAATTGGCGATTTCAACGAGACGTGATGGGTGACTACCAAACCAAATACGTTCAGAATCCCGAGTTTCCACTTTCGCATGCACTGGCGTCTTCGGCAGCAGTTCCCGGACTGATCGGACCGTTGATCGTGAAATCAAAACGTTATGATTGGACTGAGTATCGAGAGGATGATTGGAAGGCCATCGAGCCAAAGTATCGAAAACTGCATCTATGGGACGGTGGTGTTTACGACAACTTGGGTGTGGAATCGCTTTTTAAGCCGGGTGAAGGATTACGCGATGGAACTGATTTCTTAATCGTGTGCGATGCATCGCGACCGCTTTCTGGTGAGAACCAAGAATCACGATGGACGCCGGGGTATCTCGAAGCATCCATGCGACTGGTCGACGTTGCGACGGACCAAGTACGGAGCCTAAGGGCCCGAATGTTGATGGAATACTTCAAGCAAAATCCTGGCAGCGGGGCCTACCTGCGAATGGGACGTAAGTCCAGTCGCCTTCGAGAGAACCGCCATGGCGATGAACGTATTTTGTCCGATGATGAGGTGCGACAAGCGTCCGGAATGGAAACCACCTTACGACGTTTGAGTCATAACGAATTCAGCATTCTCTTTCGACACGGCTATGAGGTGGCGAATAACACCCTTGCCACGCACTGCGACGAGACGCTTCAAAGTGTGAACCGCAGCCACGTTCAATTTAAGGCTGCGTAA